The Sphingobium aromaticiconvertens genome has a segment encoding these proteins:
- a CDS encoding TonB-dependent siderophore receptor, producing MRNSGQNRIYASPSLKWQIAPDTSLTLLGVYQRDHDNPFSPLSVWGTILPSANGPTPIDFSVNNRGSQKPVYNQNRKSISAMFDHRFSDSFGISQTMRYTHRTTYWDRWMFVAGYLDDNVVNGAQQGRTLGRMYYGPYSATDKDFAVDNRATGKFTTGTVRHNILADVDYRRSTGSYRGDGDFDATHFPLDMVAHDYDETLVPTPAPYSGGSKNSQIGFYLQDHINLTDRLTVTLSGRWDRAKSDGELQTAFSPRVGASYEIISDVNVYATWAKSFTPQFGSQIVLETGADGAPSVIGQAPPERGRNIEDGIKFAPANGTVSGMISLYDLKRVLTSDPDFPNFSRVTGKQRSRGVEVEGQWRPTPGATVSLAYAYIRMTRQSRSAPSCRISHAIM from the coding sequence GTGCGCAATTCCGGGCAGAACCGCATCTATGCGTCTCCCTCCCTAAAATGGCAGATAGCGCCAGACACCAGCCTGACACTGCTGGGCGTCTATCAGCGCGATCATGACAATCCTTTCTCGCCGCTGAGCGTCTGGGGCACCATATTGCCAAGCGCCAATGGCCCGACGCCGATCGATTTCTCGGTCAATAACCGCGGCAGTCAGAAACCCGTCTACAACCAGAACCGCAAGTCCATCAGCGCGATGTTCGACCATCGCTTCAGCGATTCCTTCGGGATCAGCCAGACGATGCGCTACACCCACCGCACCACCTATTGGGATCGCTGGATGTTCGTAGCGGGCTATCTGGACGACAATGTCGTGAATGGCGCGCAGCAGGGGCGCACCCTGGGTCGCATGTATTATGGCCCCTACAGTGCAACGGACAAGGATTTCGCTGTCGACAATCGGGCGACAGGCAAATTCACGACCGGGACCGTCCGCCACAACATTCTGGCCGATGTCGATTATCGTCGTAGCACGGGAAGCTATCGCGGCGATGGGGATTTCGACGCCACCCATTTCCCCCTGGACATGGTCGCGCACGACTATGACGAGACGCTGGTGCCCACCCCCGCGCCCTATTCCGGCGGCTCGAAAAACAGTCAGATCGGCTTCTATCTTCAGGATCATATCAATCTGACCGATCGCCTGACGGTGACGTTAAGCGGTCGGTGGGATCGCGCAAAGTCCGACGGCGAATTGCAGACCGCCTTCAGCCCGCGCGTGGGGGCATCCTATGAGATCATCTCCGATGTGAACGTCTATGCCACCTGGGCGAAATCCTTCACCCCGCAGTTTGGATCGCAGATCGTCCTGGAGACTGGTGCTGACGGAGCGCCCAGCGTCATCGGTCAGGCGCCGCCGGAACGCGGCCGGAATATCGAGGACGGCATCAAGTTCGCGCCAGCCAACGGCACTGTCAGCGGCATGATCTCGCTTTACGATCTCAAGCGTGTGTTGACCAGCGACCCCGACTTTCCCAATTTTTCCCGCGTCACGGGCAAGCAGCGTAGCCGGGGCGTTGAGGTGGAGGGCCAGTGGCGCCCGACCCCCGGCGCGACCGTCAGCCTCGCCTATGCCTATATCCGGATGACGAGACAATCCCGGTCGGCACCGAGTTGCAGAATATCCCATGCCATAATGTGA
- a CDS encoding TonB-dependent siderophore receptor: MAKIIMMAGIAGMLASQPAWADQGAPADEDQDMIVVTAASTGTKTETPLVELPQPIKVISSEQYLSQGAISISDTVKYAAGVLANPYGRDTRVDGFNVRGLDALQFRDGMRDVFSYYASITSDPYNFSRVEIVRGPASVLFGQGSIGGLVNLVSKTPDFETRGELNLVYGSYDRKEAMGDVNFALADNLAVRFVGRVRDADTYVDHVPDDRMMFAPSIRWKPTPDTDIVLTGLYQEDDTGSTSQFLPIVGTFLPNAANPSGRLDKYTFVGKAGWDRYNGRSLQGGGSITHNFSDAIKLNLKARYIDSDLEYNTHYADSYSNPQDPFSVYGTDGRTIGLFAGANDARMNVFSTDNNFQIGFNTGANIEHKLLVGIDYSWNKVAKRSADDFDIVDLYDIDYDALPTFEATGPFTTDSQKQLGIYVQDQIRFYDRVSVVLGARRDRVTGSSGQKDNATTFRAGIIGEIGAGISPFFSYTESFLPVAGRIENVDGSFGDPYRPQTGTQYEAGVKWQPAPSTLVTATVFKIKERNRVLYLAAGGTTQSGELNTKGFEIEASHTLPGNFELLANYGYSKLKSESNTSLDYMPRHTASLWSTKTFGLVDEAQLRLGGGVVYSGKSVSTSDIWSIVTPSRTTVDALAEINWTNWRFALNATNLLNNKYFASCLARGDCFIGAPRNVMATVGVRF; the protein is encoded by the coding sequence ATGGCGAAAATAATCATGATGGCAGGGATAGCAGGAATGCTGGCCAGCCAACCGGCCTGGGCCGACCAGGGCGCACCGGCGGACGAAGATCAGGACATGATCGTCGTCACTGCCGCCAGCACGGGCACGAAGACGGAAACGCCGCTCGTCGAACTTCCCCAACCGATCAAGGTCATCAGTTCCGAGCAATATCTCTCGCAAGGCGCGATCAGCATCAGCGACACGGTGAAATATGCCGCCGGTGTCCTCGCCAACCCCTATGGCCGCGACACCCGCGTCGACGGTTTCAACGTGCGCGGTCTTGACGCGCTCCAGTTCCGCGACGGCATGCGCGACGTCTTCTCCTATTATGCCAGCATCACGTCGGACCCGTATAATTTCTCGCGCGTTGAAATCGTGCGCGGCCCGGCCTCGGTGCTCTTTGGCCAAGGGTCGATCGGCGGCCTCGTCAACCTGGTGTCCAAGACGCCGGATTTCGAGACGCGCGGCGAACTCAACCTCGTCTACGGCAGCTATGACCGCAAGGAAGCAATGGGCGACGTCAACTTCGCGCTCGCCGACAATCTGGCGGTCCGCTTCGTCGGCCGCGTCCGCGACGCCGACACCTATGTCGACCATGTCCCCGACGACCGCATGATGTTCGCGCCCTCGATCCGCTGGAAGCCCACCCCGGACACCGACATCGTCCTGACCGGCCTCTATCAGGAGGACGACACCGGCTCGACCTCGCAATTCCTGCCGATCGTCGGCACATTCCTGCCGAACGCCGCCAATCCGTCGGGCAGGCTGGATAAATATACGTTCGTCGGCAAGGCTGGCTGGGACCGTTATAATGGTCGCTCGCTTCAGGGCGGCGGTTCCATCACCCACAATTTCTCGGACGCGATCAAGCTCAACCTCAAGGCCCGCTATATCGACAGCGACCTTGAATATAACACCCATTATGCCGACAGCTATTCCAACCCGCAGGATCCCTTCTCGGTCTACGGCACCGATGGGCGCACTATCGGCCTGTTCGCGGGTGCCAACGACGCACGGATGAACGTCTTTTCGACCGACAATAATTTTCAGATCGGCTTCAACACCGGCGCCAATATCGAGCACAAGCTGCTGGTCGGTATCGATTATAGCTGGAACAAGGTTGCCAAGCGCTCCGCCGACGATTTCGACATCGTCGACCTCTACGACATCGACTATGACGCGCTGCCGACCTTCGAGGCCACCGGTCCCTTCACGACCGACAGCCAGAAGCAGCTCGGCATCTACGTACAGGATCAGATCCGTTTCTACGACCGCGTCTCGGTCGTGCTGGGCGCCCGCCGCGACCGTGTCACCGGCTCCTCGGGGCAAAAGGACAATGCCACCACCTTCCGCGCCGGCATCATCGGCGAGATCGGCGCGGGTATCTCGCCCTTCTTCAGCTATACTGAAAGCTTCCTGCCGGTCGCCGGCCGGATCGAAAATGTCGACGGCAGCTTCGGCGATCCCTACCGGCCGCAGACCGGCACCCAATATGAAGCGGGCGTGAAATGGCAGCCCGCGCCCAGCACTCTCGTCACCGCCACCGTCTTCAAGATCAAGGAACGCAATCGCGTCCTGTATCTGGCCGCGGGCGGCACCACTCAGTCGGGCGAACTGAACACCAAGGGCTTCGAAATCGAGGCCAGCCATACCCTTCCGGGCAATTTCGAACTGCTGGCCAATTATGGCTATTCCAAGCTCAAATCGGAAAGCAACACCAGCCTCGACTATATGCCGCGCCACACCGCGTCGCTCTGGTCGACCAAGACCTTCGGCCTCGTCGACGAAGCCCAGCTGCGCCTGGGCGGGGGCGTCGTCTACAGCGGGAAGAGCGTGTCAACCAGCGACATCTGGTCGATCGTCACGCCTTCGCGCACCACGGTTGACGCGCTGGCGGAAATCAACTGGACCAACTGGCGCTTCGCCCTCAACGCCACCAACCTCCTCAACAACAAATATTTCGCCTCCTGCCTGGCGCGCGGTGACTGCTTCATCGGCGCGCCCCGCAACGTCATGGCGACCGTGGGCGTGCGCTTCTGA
- a CDS encoding PepSY-associated TM helix domain-containing protein, producing the protein MIHLKKDETKAMVAVHGWSGILLGLLLYAVVLTGTAAVFAEEIGAWSAGHVATRSVFETPIDATVRRLAAQTPAQYHEGVNLFEIGDHHLGAFFHRHEIDAKGVPVERGIYYQLDGDGRIARTIHGTDEEVFGPRNDDALSSFLVDTHVRLHVPNPWGLLLTGILGLAMLVAAISGLLIHRHLFKDIFTLRTRANPVLVDRDRHSVAGTWSLPFAFILAFTGSFFSFFGTIGVPVVAMAAFSGNVQALSDAVFGNPGAPDPRPTAIGNLDRITSDSIRRAGGAPTFVAIENFGRADAKITSFHNPRSSDIEPVSLLYNGASATFVHAKPAVGTRPSVGGTLTGIMGPLHFGNFAGMISKAIWFGLGFAMCYVTFTGMCLWVVRRKDDARSFAWLERTVTVVGFGLPFGLTVSAAAFLVAMPLGLAVYWTTAAFLIGSALAIAMGIFASSNDMLARMLKGATGLVMLALPALRLFAAGGPGWSEAIAVNQPIIAALDIAFLLTGAWLIHSCREAGIWRKAEPRMEQAVQL; encoded by the coding sequence ATGATTCATCTCAAGAAAGATGAGACCAAGGCGATGGTGGCGGTGCACGGCTGGTCCGGCATCCTGCTGGGCCTGCTGCTCTATGCCGTGGTCCTGACCGGCACCGCGGCTGTGTTCGCTGAGGAGATCGGTGCCTGGTCGGCGGGCCATGTCGCGACGCGCTCCGTCTTCGAAACGCCGATCGACGCCACGGTACGACGCCTGGCAGCGCAGACGCCCGCCCAATATCATGAGGGCGTCAACCTGTTCGAGATCGGCGATCACCATCTCGGCGCCTTCTTCCACCGACACGAGATCGACGCGAAGGGCGTGCCGGTCGAGCGCGGCATCTACTACCAGCTCGACGGTGACGGCCGGATCGCCCGCACGATCCACGGCACCGACGAGGAGGTCTTCGGCCCGCGCAACGACGATGCGCTCAGCAGCTTCCTGGTCGATACCCATGTCCGGCTGCATGTGCCCAATCCCTGGGGGCTGCTGCTGACCGGCATATTGGGCCTTGCCATGCTGGTGGCGGCTATTTCCGGACTGCTGATCCACCGGCATCTGTTCAAGGACATCTTCACCCTGCGCACCCGCGCCAATCCGGTGCTGGTGGACCGCGACCGCCATAGCGTCGCGGGCACCTGGAGCCTGCCCTTCGCGTTCATTCTCGCCTTCACGGGCAGCTTCTTCTCCTTCTTCGGCACCATCGGCGTGCCCGTCGTCGCGATGGCGGCGTTCAGCGGCAATGTTCAGGCCTTGAGCGACGCGGTGTTCGGCAATCCCGGCGCGCCCGATCCGCGCCCCACGGCCATCGGCAACCTCGACCGGATCACGTCGGACTCCATCCGCCGCGCCGGTGGGGCGCCGACCTTCGTCGCGATAGAGAATTTCGGCCGGGCAGATGCGAAGATCACCAGCTTTCACAACCCCAGGTCGAGCGACATCGAACCCGTATCGCTGCTATATAATGGCGCCTCTGCCACCTTCGTCCATGCCAAGCCCGCGGTGGGCACGCGCCCGTCGGTGGGAGGCACGCTGACGGGGATCATGGGGCCGCTGCATTTCGGCAATTTCGCCGGCATGATTTCGAAGGCGATCTGGTTCGGGCTGGGTTTCGCCATGTGCTACGTCACCTTCACCGGCATGTGCCTGTGGGTGGTCCGGCGCAAGGACGATGCGCGTTCGTTCGCGTGGCTTGAACGGACAGTGACGGTCGTCGGCTTCGGCCTGCCTTTCGGTCTGACCGTATCGGCCGCCGCCTTCCTGGTGGCCATGCCGCTAGGATTGGCGGTCTATTGGACGACTGCGGCATTTCTGATCGGATCAGCGCTGGCCATCGCCATGGGCATTTTCGCGTCCTCCAACGATATGCTCGCCAGGATGCTGAAGGGCGCGACCGGGCTCGTCATGCTGGCATTGCCAGCGCTTCGCCTGTTCGCCGCCGGCGGTCCCGGCTGGAGCGAAGCAATCGCCGTCAATCAACCGATCATCGCGGCGCTCGACATCGCGTTCCTGTTGACCGGCGCCTGGCTCATCCATAGTTGCCGGGAGGCGGGCATCTGGCGGAAGGCCGAGCCGCGCATGGAACAAGCGGTTCAGCTATGA
- a CDS encoding CGNR zinc finger domain-containing protein, translated as MARADPGCRWIFLDRSKPGSRRWCSSTGCGNRQKTRASRARRSRGDPASISDDETRCPAFGASLRTANLREIG; from the coding sequence ATGGCGCGCGCCGACCCCGGCTGTCGGTGGATATTCCTCGACCGGTCGAAGCCCGGCTCCCGGCGCTGGTGCTCGTCCACCGGCTGCGGCAATCGTCAGAAAACACGGGCCTCTCGTGCGCGCCGCAGTCGCGGGGATCCGGCGTCCATCAGCGACGACGAAACGCGTTGCCCCGCTTTCGGAGCAAGCCTCCGGACAGCGAATCTTCGGGAAATCGGTTAA
- a CDS encoding AraC family transcriptional regulator, with protein sequence MSGRPALPPQADHIALLVQADGLLTSSGGSAEEFSYMLLAAVASTEVSARFGGPCPKTTAKRIQDVVHWIEQAPHQRQGLSALAESAGMSPFHFLREFKGLTGMTPHQFVLAQRLRRAAAHLREDDAPVSEVAFDAGFGDLSEFNRRFRRLMGTTPIAFRARNKHPAP encoded by the coding sequence ATGTCCGGTCGTCCCGCCCTGCCACCGCAAGCTGACCATATCGCCTTGCTGGTACAGGCGGACGGACTTCTCACGAGCAGCGGCGGATCGGCCGAAGAGTTCAGCTATATGTTACTAGCGGCCGTCGCATCGACCGAAGTGTCGGCGCGATTTGGTGGCCCATGTCCGAAAACCACAGCAAAGCGCATCCAGGATGTCGTGCATTGGATCGAGCAGGCACCGCATCAGCGTCAGGGGCTTTCGGCGCTTGCCGAGAGCGCAGGCATGAGTCCATTCCACTTCCTGCGTGAGTTCAAGGGTTTGACCGGCATGACCCCGCACCAGTTCGTACTCGCACAACGGCTTCGTCGCGCCGCCGCGCATCTCCGGGAGGATGATGCACCGGTGAGTGAGGTGGCTTTCGATGCGGGTTTCGGTGACCTGTCGGAATTCAACAGGCGATTTCGGCGATTAATGGGAACCACGCCGATCGCATTTCGCGCCCGAAACAAGCACCCTGCGCCTTAA
- a CDS encoding SRPBCC family protein, whose product MLRQADRADRLFAPVLAGCTMQDDIRTVTFANGLVASEQIVTIDDADRRFAYHVMGEMFEHHSASMQIVPVDDRSCRFIWISDFLPGDRVETVQPLVIAGASALARNMEAGAANLVQCVPTVHASRPESPAESDRCHRA is encoded by the coding sequence ATGTTGAGGCAGGCGGACCGTGCGGACCGATTGTTCGCGCCAGTGCTGGCCGGATGTACGATGCAGGACGATATCCGCACGGTCACCTTCGCCAACGGCCTTGTTGCGAGCGAACAGATTGTCACCATTGATGATGCCGATCGACGCTTCGCCTATCATGTGATGGGTGAGATGTTCGAACATCATTCGGCGTCGATGCAGATCGTACCAGTCGATGATAGAAGCTGCCGCTTCATATGGATCAGTGACTTTCTGCCCGGAGATCGTGTCGAGACAGTTCAGCCACTCGTAATAGCAGGGGCAAGCGCCTTGGCACGAAATATGGAAGCAGGAGCAGCGAATCTAGTTCAGTGCGTGCCGACCGTTCACGCAAGCCGACCGGAATCGCCTGCCGAAAGTGATAGATGCCACCGCGCCTGA
- a CDS encoding type II toxin-antitoxin system RelE/ParE family toxin has translation MSTYRVQTAAGRRIDDIYIYTREAWGEDQAQRYIRGLFGRFDDIAACRVAWRDVPKNLGVDGFYCRYEHHYIYWRVLSDGTMGIVTVLHERMHQIDRFRDDAPN, from the coding sequence ATGAGCACCTATCGTGTGCAGACAGCCGCCGGTCGGCGGATTGATGACATCTACATTTATACGCGCGAAGCCTGGGGTGAGGATCAAGCCCAGCGTTATATTCGCGGCCTCTTTGGGCGGTTCGACGACATTGCTGCATGTCGAGTGGCTTGGCGAGACGTTCCCAAGAATTTGGGGGTCGATGGCTTCTACTGTCGGTACGAACACCATTATATTTATTGGCGTGTCCTGTCAGATGGTACAATGGGCATCGTGACAGTGCTTCACGAGCGGATGCATCAGATCGATCGATTCCGGGATGATGCGCCGAACTGA
- a CDS encoding addiction module antitoxin gives MSKQMTLNVRVSGALSDFVAANVGDVGTYENVSEYVRDLIRRDKERVESERLVALRAELTAAFAAPESDYKPLDADLIMARNARG, from the coding sequence ATGTCTAAGCAGATGACCTTGAATGTGCGCGTCAGTGGCGCGCTTAGCGATTTCGTCGCCGCTAATGTCGGCGATGTCGGCACATATGAGAATGTCAGCGAATATGTCCGCGATCTGATCCGCCGCGACAAGGAACGGGTTGAGTCTGAAAGGCTTGTCGCTCTCCGAGCTGAATTGACAGCTGCTTTCGCAGCGCCGGAGTCGGACTATAAGCCGCTCGATGCCGACCTCATAATGGCGCGTAACGCCCGCGGCTGA
- a CDS encoding IS5 family transposase: MIGQPGFFDLSDRYDALSAAGDPLERLAAVVDFGVFRGPLVAALRRSVRSKGGRPPFDPVLMFKILVLQALYSLSEEATEFQIKDRLSFQRFLGLGLDGTVPDATTVWLFRERLVQARVIDRLFARFDAALKDRGYLAMGGQIIDATIVPAPKQRNTEVEKAAIKEGRMPEDWKPAKARQKDRDARWSIKYSKAKVREGADPKAAKPVDLAIPMFGYKNHIGIDKTHGLIRTWDASAANAHDGARLPVLISKDNTASGVWADTAYRSKKNEAFLASGMFTSHIHQRRKPRRPLPERIAKANTRRSKIRAQVEHVFAGQKHRMGLVVRTIGIARATIKIGMANLAYNFQRLAWLEGRTAPA; the protein is encoded by the coding sequence ATGATAGGGCAGCCGGGTTTCTTCGATCTTTCAGACCGGTACGATGCACTGAGCGCGGCGGGTGATCCGCTGGAGCGATTGGCGGCTGTTGTGGATTTCGGGGTTTTCCGTGGACCATTGGTGGCGGCCTTGCGCCGCAGTGTTCGGAGCAAAGGCGGGCGCCCGCCGTTCGACCCGGTTTTGATGTTCAAGATTTTGGTGCTGCAGGCGCTCTACTCGCTGTCAGAAGAGGCAACCGAGTTCCAGATCAAGGACCGCCTGTCGTTCCAACGCTTCCTGGGGCTTGGGCTGGACGGCACCGTGCCCGATGCCACGACGGTCTGGCTATTCCGGGAGCGCCTCGTACAGGCCAGAGTGATCGACCGGCTCTTCGCTCGCTTCGACGCCGCGCTCAAGGACCGGGGCTATCTCGCTATGGGCGGGCAGATCATCGACGCCACTATCGTGCCGGCACCCAAACAGCGCAACACGGAGGTGGAGAAAGCAGCGATCAAGGAGGGCCGGATGCCGGAGGACTGGAAGCCGGCCAAGGCGCGGCAGAAAGATCGCGACGCACGCTGGTCGATCAAGTACAGCAAGGCCAAGGTCAGGGAGGGCGCCGATCCGAAAGCGGCCAAGCCTGTTGATTTGGCCATCCCGATGTTCGGCTATAAGAATCACATCGGCATCGACAAAACCCATGGGCTGATCCGCACCTGGGATGCCAGCGCCGCCAATGCCCATGACGGCGCAAGGCTGCCGGTTCTCATCAGCAAGGACAACACTGCCTCCGGCGTCTGGGCTGATACCGCCTATCGATCCAAGAAGAACGAGGCGTTCCTGGCGAGTGGCATGTTTACCAGCCACATTCACCAGAGGCGCAAACCGCGGCGACCGTTGCCCGAGCGGATCGCCAAGGCCAATACCCGGCGCTCAAAGATCCGCGCCCAGGTTGAGCATGTGTTCGCCGGGCAAAAGCACCGGATGGGGCTCGTCGTGCGCACCATCGGCATCGCCCGCGCCACCATCAAGATCGGCATGGCCAACCTGGCCTATAACTTCCAGCGCCTGGCCTGGCTCGAGGGGCGAACTGCGCCTGCTTGA
- a CDS encoding MucR family transcriptional regulator, whose translation MSEAETFDLTTLTVELLSAYFANNVVASEDLAGLIQSTRSALAGTSAPDDEKPDAPVHKPAVSIKKSIASADHLINLIDGKPYKTLKRHLTSDGLTIAEYKERYKLDTSKNRLICA comes from the coding sequence ATGTCCGAAGCCGAAACGTTCGATCTGACGACGCTTACCGTCGAACTTCTGTCCGCCTATTTTGCGAATAACGTCGTTGCGAGCGAAGATCTCGCAGGCCTTATCCAGTCAACGCGTTCCGCGCTGGCTGGAACTTCGGCACCGGACGACGAAAAGCCCGACGCGCCCGTCCATAAGCCAGCCGTCAGCATCAAGAAGAGCATCGCGAGCGCGGATCATCTCATCAATCTCATCGACGGCAAGCCCTACAAGACATTGAAGCGTCATTTGACATCGGATGGTTTGACGATTGCCGAGTATAAGGAACGCTACAAGCTGGACACCTCGAAGAACCGCTTGATTTGTGCGTAG
- a CDS encoding FAD-dependent oxidoreductase — MTERTRVLVAGAGPVGAVIAYRLAEMGIDVVLVEPATHCAEDMRASTFHPPTLAMMEELGVLDELLADGLKAPVYQYRNRRSGNVISLDLADIADMTPHPYRLQCEQYKLARLLTGRLAAHPHGTVLFQHQLLSYEQDGDGVTVHVEGPLAIATYRCDYLIGADGASSTVRKWMGVEFDGFTYPERFLTLSTAYPVEQHYENLANVSYMSDAAEWCVLLRVPTLWRVLVPSHEQESDAMLLSDAKKSAVFSRLIPDGEAVQTYHRTLYRVHQRVARSFDHGRVILAGDAAHLNNPLGGFGMNSGIHDAWNLTDKLRDILLDGGKADERLGLYDRQRRTIASEFVQAQTIKNKKAMEASDTDGPSAQEQHMEQLASDRDLRREYMMNQAMIRSLEREREIR; from the coding sequence ATGACCGAAAGAACACGCGTCCTCGTCGCGGGGGCCGGGCCGGTTGGCGCCGTCATCGCCTATCGGCTGGCGGAAATGGGCATCGACGTCGTACTGGTCGAACCGGCCACCCATTGTGCCGAGGATATGCGCGCCTCAACCTTCCATCCGCCGACGCTTGCGATGATGGAGGAACTGGGCGTCCTGGACGAACTGTTGGCCGACGGGTTGAAAGCACCGGTCTATCAATATCGCAATCGGCGTAGCGGTAATGTCATCAGCCTGGATCTGGCTGACATTGCCGACATGACGCCGCACCCCTACCGGCTGCAGTGTGAACAATATAAGCTGGCCCGTCTGCTGACCGGGCGCCTCGCCGCTCATCCGCATGGCACGGTATTGTTCCAACACCAGCTACTGTCCTACGAACAAGATGGCGACGGAGTGACTGTGCATGTCGAGGGGCCGTTGGCCATCGCGACCTATCGATGCGATTATCTGATCGGAGCAGATGGCGCGAGTTCGACCGTGCGAAAATGGATGGGCGTCGAGTTCGACGGCTTTACCTATCCCGAGCGGTTCCTGACGCTTTCGACCGCCTATCCGGTTGAGCAGCATTATGAGAATTTGGCGAACGTCAGCTACATGTCGGATGCCGCTGAATGGTGCGTGCTGCTGCGCGTACCCACCTTGTGGCGCGTGCTGGTGCCCTCGCATGAGCAGGAAAGCGACGCTATGTTGCTGTCCGACGCAAAAAAGTCAGCCGTCTTTTCCCGGCTGATCCCCGATGGCGAAGCGGTCCAGACCTATCACCGCACTTTGTACCGGGTGCACCAGCGCGTGGCCCGGAGCTTCGATCACGGCCGCGTGATTCTGGCGGGCGATGCCGCGCATCTCAACAATCCATTGGGTGGCTTCGGCATGAATTCGGGCATCCACGATGCCTGGAACCTGACCGACAAACTGCGCGATATCCTGCTGGACGGTGGCAAGGCTGACGAACGGTTGGGCCTTTACGATCGCCAGCGGCGCACGATCGCATCCGAATTCGTGCAGGCGCAGACGATCAAGAACAAGAAGGCGATGGAAGCTTCAGACACGGACGGTCCCAGTGCCCAGGAACAGCATATGGAGCAGCTGGCCAGCGATCGTGACCTGCGCCGCGAATATATGATGAACCAGGCGATGATCCGCTCACTGGAACGCGAACGGGAGATCAGGTGA
- a CDS encoding DUF1330 domain-containing protein produces MAAYIVATVSINDAEAFAAYGKGIVGLSERFGGTSVVKGLVAEMLEGAPVPGERIVVTRFPDAQSARAYIASPEYQVALKLREGAATVSMRLLVDPA; encoded by the coding sequence ATGGCAGCATATATAGTGGCGACAGTCAGCATCAATGATGCTGAGGCGTTTGCCGCCTATGGCAAGGGCATCGTTGGCTTGAGCGAACGCTTTGGGGGAACGTCGGTCGTCAAAGGGCTGGTCGCGGAAATGCTGGAAGGTGCGCCGGTGCCCGGCGAGCGGATCGTCGTGACCCGCTTCCCCGATGCCCAATCCGCCCGCGCCTATATCGCGTCGCCCGAATATCAGGTGGCGCTCAAGCTGCGCGAAGGCGCGGCGACCGTTTCCATGCGGCTGCTGGTCGATCCGGCCTGA
- a CDS encoding arylmalonate decarboxylase: MVDSLGYRMKFAVIAPSTNTSVQPEYEDMRPRGVTNHFSRIAIPDTKVTDDDSFMVMLQSIRDATFDAVDVSMSMEPGCVIMGMSAETFWDGAEGADRLHKKMLERTGGVPVIMGSTAVDAAIKAYESKGKPIRKIGIITPYMPVGDNNVKKFFEDQGYEVVNLVGLQSPSPMMIAHESKQTLKHAAIEASEGVDAIIQAGTNLAFAEVAAMAEFWLEKPVIAINTATYWHALRSMGINDQMDGFGRLVAEF, encoded by the coding sequence ATGGTCGATTCCCTTGGTTATCGCATGAAGTTCGCGGTCATCGCGCCGTCGACGAACACCAGCGTGCAGCCGGAATATGAGGATATGCGCCCCCGCGGCGTCACCAACCATTTCTCCCGCATCGCCATTCCCGATACGAAGGTGACGGACGACGACAGCTTCATGGTAATGCTGCAATCGATCCGGGACGCGACCTTCGACGCGGTCGATGTGTCGATGTCGATGGAACCGGGCTGCGTCATCATGGGTATGTCGGCTGAAACCTTTTGGGACGGGGCGGAGGGCGCGGATCGTCTGCACAAGAAAATGCTGGAGCGTACCGGCGGCGTACCCGTCATCATGGGATCGACCGCCGTCGATGCCGCGATCAAAGCCTATGAGAGCAAGGGCAAGCCGATCAGGAAGATCGGCATCATCACGCCTTATATGCCCGTGGGCGATAACAACGTGAAGAAGTTCTTCGAGGATCAGGGCTATGAGGTCGTAAACTTGGTCGGCCTGCAATCCCCCTCCCCCATGATGATCGCGCATGAATCGAAGCAGACGCTCAAACACGCCGCTATCGAAGCGAGCGAAGGAGTGGACGCCATCATCCAGGCCGGCACCAACCTGGCTTTTGCGGAAGTCGCTGCAATGGCGGAATTCTGGCTGGAAAAGCCGGTCATCGCCATCAATACCGCCACCTATTGGCACGCCCTGCGGAGCATGGGCATCAACGACCAGATGGACGGCTTTGGCCGCCTAGTGGCCGAATTTTAA